In Anaerolineales bacterium, a genomic segment contains:
- a CDS encoding SDR family NAD(P)-dependent oxidoreductase — MTHCVVVTGATSGIGLAVAEQLARAGVEVIGIGRSEERCRAAEGRLRRIHPQVRADFLAADLSLLRDVRAAAERVRGILAGRGNDGLAGLANNAGGFTFRPTPTPEGLEYLWTLNYLSAFLLTRLLLPALQTAPAARVVNVSSSTHRGLRLDWSDPASRRPWNSLFAYGRSKLALVIFAAELNRRLDGPGAVQALAADPGLVKTGIGSKGTPAIVSAVFRLWSAHGITADESARGIVRLFLDPSVRAEAGVYWKHGRPASPDPAALDEEAGRRLWEISERMCGIDSSPAL, encoded by the coding sequence GTGACACATTGCGTCGTGGTCACCGGCGCCACTTCCGGCATCGGACTGGCCGTCGCCGAACAGCTCGCCCGCGCGGGCGTGGAGGTGATCGGGATCGGCCGCTCGGAGGAGCGCTGCCGCGCGGCCGAGGGCCGCCTGCGCCGAATCCATCCCCAAGTCCGGGCGGATTTCCTCGCCGCGGACCTCTCGCTCCTGCGCGATGTGCGCGCCGCGGCGGAGCGGGTGCGCGGGATCCTGGCCGGGCGGGGGAACGACGGGCTGGCCGGGCTGGCGAACAACGCCGGCGGATTCACCTTCCGCCCCACGCCCACCCCGGAAGGCCTCGAATATCTGTGGACTCTCAACTACCTTTCGGCTTTTCTTTTGACCCGCCTGCTGCTTCCCGCGCTTCAAACCGCGCCGGCGGCGCGGGTGGTGAACGTCAGTTCCAGCACCCATCGCGGATTGCGGCTGGATTGGAGCGACCCGGCCTCGCGGCGCCCCTGGAACAGCCTGTTCGCCTACGGGCGCTCCAAGCTGGCGCTGGTGATCTTTGCCGCCGAGCTTAACCGGCGCCTGGACGGACCCGGCGCGGTCCAGGCCTTGGCCGCCGATCCGGGGCTGGTGAAAACCGGGATCGGATCGAAGGGCACGCCCGCGATCGTCAGCGCCGTCTTTCGGCTTTGGAGCGCGCACGGAATCACCGCGGACGAATCCGCCCGGGGAATCGTGCGGCTGTTCCTGGATCCTTCCGTGCGCGCGGAGGCCGGCGTCTATTGGAAACACGGCCGACCGGCGTCGCCGGATCCGGCCGCCTTGGATGAGGAAGCCGGGCGCCGGCTGTGGGAAATCTCCGAGCGGATGTGCGGCATCGATTCCTCCCCCGCCCTTTAG
- a CDS encoding MBL fold metallo-hydrolase → MLLQKTAPRRPEAAVVNVGYRSTNYWVIGARPSRLIFDLGWPGTMGAMLANLRRQSIPLAEIRLGLASHYHIDHAGLAQEFRQAGVHLLLMENQVQAVLQMKRFTKPRDHYLEITIDDLTPVCFAESRHILKEIGLAGEILPTPGHTADSVSLLLDGGSVFTGDLPPEDIPEAGDAAAVTASWRMLRERGARTVYPAHGPVRPIGA, encoded by the coding sequence ATGCTCCTGCAGAAAACCGCCCCCCGCCGGCCGGAGGCGGCCGTCGTCAACGTCGGCTACCGCTCCACCAATTACTGGGTGATCGGCGCCCGACCCTCGCGCCTGATCTTCGACCTCGGCTGGCCGGGGACGATGGGCGCGATGCTCGCCAACCTGCGGCGCCAGAGCATTCCCCTGGCGGAAATCCGGCTCGGACTCGCCTCCCACTACCACATCGACCACGCCGGATTGGCCCAGGAATTCCGCCAGGCGGGCGTGCACCTGCTGTTGATGGAAAACCAGGTGCAGGCCGTACTGCAGATGAAGCGCTTCACCAAGCCGCGCGACCATTACCTGGAAATCACCATCGACGATCTGACGCCGGTTTGTTTCGCGGAGAGCCGCCATATTCTTAAAGAGATCGGCCTGGCGGGCGAGATCCTTCCGACCCCCGGGCATACCGCGGACAGCGTCTCGCTCCTCCTCGACGGCGGTTCGGTCTTCACCGGCGACCTGCCGCCGGAGGATATCCCGGAGGCGGGGGACGCGGCGGCGGTGACCGCCAGCTGGCGGATGCTGCGCGAACGCGGTGCCCGGACGGTGTATCCCGCCCACGGCCCGGTCCGGCCGATCGGCGCCTGA
- a CDS encoding L-2-amino-thiazoline-4-carboxylic acid hydrolase gives MEGSAEYSILTDLKDGWGKRDTAGLLAELDAKYGTAAGETVEKFLAARIGRDWKAIGEREARAGTKIEDFIRVLWEPLQDRGFEYSHERSGNTVKFCVTKCPVADLAERTGLQRWMHHMACATDFYTTPAFSPRIQFSRTRTLIDDGVPCNHTYTRKP, from the coding sequence GTGGAAGGATCCGCGGAGTATTCGATCCTGACCGATTTGAAGGACGGCTGGGGCAAACGCGACACGGCCGGATTGCTTGCGGAACTGGATGCGAAATACGGAACCGCGGCCGGCGAGACGGTGGAAAAATTTTTAGCGGCCCGCATCGGCCGGGATTGGAAAGCGATCGGCGAGAGGGAAGCCCGCGCCGGAACCAAGATCGAGGATTTCATCCGCGTCCTGTGGGAACCGCTCCAGGACCGGGGATTCGAATACTCACACGAGCGCAGCGGCAACACCGTGAAGTTTTGCGTGACCAAATGTCCGGTCGCCGACCTCGCCGAGCGGACGGGGTTGCAGCGATGGATGCACCACATGGCCTGCGCGACGGATTTCTACACCACGCCGGCCTTCAGCCCCCGGATTCAATTTTCCCGGACCCGGACGTTGATCGACGACGGCGTTCCCTGCAACCATACCTACACGCGCAAACCCTGA